The following proteins are co-located in the Psilocybe cubensis strain MGC-MH-2018 chromosome 5, whole genome shotgun sequence genome:
- a CDS encoding Protein-S-isoprenylcysteine O-methyltransferase B, translating into MYWTSSLLEVIVILAYTFQSNHISSLLLKILVINPQSASLIQITPIFLFGVCLMLSGTLIRIRCYRTLGKLFTFELSIMKNHTLVTTGPYAYVRHPSYTGLILNVIGGYASHLSTGSWVRESGLMKTQVGMALVILCVAVGVAVISSLLLRMPGEDAILRKRFGREWDHWARNTSWINIPPTSATP; encoded by the exons ATGTACTGGACATCATCACTGCTCGAAGTAATTGTTATATTGGCATACACCTTCCAATCCAACCATATATCTTCCCTACTCCTTAAAATTCTGGTTATCAATCCCCAATCCGCCTCTTTGATCCAAATCACTCCCATATTCTTGTTTGGTGTATGCCTTATGCTAAGCGGCACTCTTATCCGAATTCGCTGCTACCGCACGTTAGGAAAGCTGTTCACTTTCGAATTATCCATTATGAAGAACCACACGCTCGTCACTACTGGACCATACGCATATGTCCGCCATCCAAGCTACACCGGACTTATTCTTAATGTCATCGGTGGATATGCCAGCCACCTTTCCACAGGGTCTTGGGTTAGGGAGAGTGGCTTAATGAAAACACAGGTCGGAATGGCATTAGTGATTCTGTGTGTTGCGGTTGGAGTTGCAGTTATTTCCAGTCTTCTGCTACGCATGCCCGGCGAGGATGCGATTTTGAGAAAGCGATTCGGACGTGAATGGGATCATTGGGCACGGAAT ACATCATGGATCAACATACCCCCAACATCAGCTACTCCATAA
- a CDS encoding Zinc-type alcohol dehydrogenase-like protein PB24D3.08c, whose amino-acid sequence MTSNARVVFAKRPASNELPKVGEHLIIDKSRTIDLDHVPLNGGYLTKTLILSPEPAIRERMRDPSITSYTTTLTVGGPILGFAVVVVLRSEKEGFKVGDNLYGLTVWEEYTVQPYVEGRVNFKPEEWPPYTFDMDSLALQVVPNPNGLYPLSKYTSIMGTPGLTAFVGMEGIIEGKEGDTLFVSSGDLLMVIQLGKLKGMKVIASAGSDAKVEYMKSVGADLAFNYKKENYGEFLLKHGPINAFWDNVGGEALDAALESITPYGKVAVCGTSASDVTPTSEQYKLKNAYLIMKKRIKIQGFIVPDFIPQFMGKFFETVPALMAQGKLKSQEIEIEGFENAPQALVDTLCSGHEKAGTLVVVVAKE is encoded by the exons ATGACATCGAATGCACGTGTGGTTTTTGCGAAGCGCCCAGCTTCGAACGAGCTGCCCAAGGTTGGGGAGCATCTTATCATCGACAAGTCTCGCACCATAGACCTTGATCATGTCCCGCTCAACGGGGGTTATCTTACAAAGACCCTGATTCTCAG CCCCGAGCCTGCTATACGAGAGCGTATGCGAGATCCCTCTATTACCAGCTACACAACCACGCTTACCGTTGGCGGCCC GATACTTGGTTTTGCCGTCGTTGTTGTCCTTCGCTCGGAGAAAGAAGGATTCAAGGTTGGCGATAATCTCTATGGCTTGACAGTATGGGAGGAGTATACAGTCCAGCCTTACGTCGAAG GACGAGTCAACTTCAAGCCTGAAGAGTGGCCGCCCTACACGTTTGATATGGATTCCCTCGCTCTTCAAGTTGTCCCAAACCCCAATGGCCTCTACCCGCTCTCGAAGTATACCTCTATTATGGGCACTCCCGGGCTAACCGCATTCGTTGGCATGGAAGGGATTATTGAGGGAAAAGAG GGAGATACTCTCTTTGTATCATCTGGCGATCTGCT CATGGTAATCCAACTCGGAAAATTAAAAGG CATGAAAGTAATCGCATCCGCTGGATCGGATGCAAAGGTCGAGTACATGAAGTCTGTCGGCGCAGATCTGGCATTTAActacaagaaagaaaattacGGCGAATTTCTGCTGAAGCATGGGCCTATAAATGCGTTCTGG GACAATGTGGGCGGGGAGGCTCTAGATGCTGCCTTGGAGTCCATCACACCATACGGAAAAGTTGCA GTATGCGGAACATCTGCATCAGACGTTACCCCGACAAGCGAGCAATACAAACTGAAG AATGCATACTTGATCATGAAGAAGCGCATCAAGATTCAAGGTTTCATCGTCCCGGACTTTATCCCTCAGTTCATGGGTAAATTCTTCGAAACGGTTCCGGCTCTAATGGCACAAGGAAAATTGAAGAGtcaagaaattgaaattgagGGCTTTGAAAATGCGCCGCAGGCACTTGTTGATACATTGTGCAGCGGTCATGAAAAGGCAGGAACCTTGGTTGTTGTGGTGGCCAAGGAGTGA